The sequence below is a genomic window from Thermoproteota archaeon.
TTAACCCAAGGACATTAATTAAAAAAGCAACTCCTTCCTCAGGAGTAGCAGGGACGACAATTTCAGAAACGGTGATTTTTTCGGGAATTGCAAATTTAATTACGTTTGAAATTGCGTTAATTGAGAATAATAGTAACAAAACAATCGAAGTAATCCTTGCATGAATTTTTAATCTTGGAAATCGTTTTCTTATACCACGTCCAAGTATTGTGCCCTGTAAAATTCCAATGAGAAAAACCACACCGTATGAAATTAGAAAGTTTTCTTCGGCTATCGCAAGAATATCCATACTAGAGAAGCAATCTAGATATTAATTACAAATATGAAAATTAAGATTCACAAATGACATAATCTAGTGGACATCATTCATTAACAATCATTGTAATGGAAGATTGAATGTTTTGAATAGATCTTATTTTGCTCATCACAGTATTTCGTAGGGAATCTTCTGAATCAGAAGTAACTTTGAGTACAATATCATACACACCAAAAACACCCTGTATGTCAAATATTATATTTGCAATTTCGGAAAGAGAATTTTTGATATTATCTATAACTGATTGTTCCTGATTAAGAGTTACGTTTAGTAAAAAATAGGTTGTAGGCATTATTCTTGGCCTTCTATTCCCATTAATGTCAGGGTAGAACGGATTTTATCGATTTTCCTAATCTTCCATGTAATGGTCTCCCTTAGAGCACTTACTTCATCAGAAACAACTTTAGCCAAGATATCATATGCTCCAAATGTTCCATGTACCTCCTTTACCGAATCAAGTGCTTTTAGTTGAGAAATAACAGATTCTTCAGAACCTAACTCGCAATTGATTAACACGTATGCTGATGCCATTTTCAGCATAATTATCAAATTATGTTATTTAATATCAATTAAGAATTAGGTTAGAAATTGTTTAAAAAAATATCAGATTTATGAAAAAGTGTTCATAAGAAAAACGTTTT
It includes:
- a CDS encoding Lrp/AsnC family transcriptional regulator produces the protein MASAYVLINCELGSEESVISQLKALDSVKEVHGTFGAYDILAKVVSDEVSALRETITWKIRKIDKIRSTLTLMGIEGQE
- a CDS encoding Lrp/AsnC family transcriptional regulator, which encodes MPTTYFLLNVTLNQEQSVIDNIKNSLSEIANIIFDIQGVFGVYDIVLKVTSDSEDSLRNTVMSKIRSIQNIQSSITMIVNE